One Spiribacter halobius DNA segment encodes these proteins:
- a CDS encoding phasin family protein, which translates to MTNDTVDQMNRQIEDTVAGPARTYASLVLDHVEQLASLQLEAARAYTEAGLQQARAALEVANPADLQSYVENQQKVARVLSERIKGDVEKVAALNQTFAQNAQKLTQDSAGKASTAAEEGTRQATRTAAKSQ; encoded by the coding sequence ATGACCAACGATACCGTTGACCAGATGAACCGCCAGATCGAAGACACCGTTGCCGGCCCGGCACGGACCTACGCCAGCCTGGTGCTGGACCACGTCGAGCAGCTCGCCAGCCTGCAACTCGAGGCCGCCAGGGCCTATACCGAAGCCGGTCTGCAGCAGGCCCGTGCGGCACTGGAGGTAGCAAACCCCGCAGACCTCCAGTCCTATGTCGAAAATCAGCAGAAAGTGGCCAGGGTGTTGAGCGAGCGCATCAAGGGCGACGTCGAAAAGGTCGCGGCCTTGAACCAGACCTTTGCCCAGAACGCTCAGAAGCTCACGCAGGACAGCGCCGGGAAGGCATCCACGGCTGCGGAGGAAGGTACCAGGCAGGCGACCCGGACTGCCGCCAAGAGTCAGTAG
- a CDS encoding CocE/NonD family hydrolase: MAALKTRRDLPQKILTRETVWIPMRDGCRLAAKLWRPRNAHQSPVPAILEYIPYRRRDLRRQRDQANHGYFAAHGYACLSVDMRGSGDSEGVLEDEYLLQEQEDGEDILDWLEVQPWCTGKVGMIGISWGGFNALQIAARRPRQLKAVVAVAATDDRYNDDVHYMGGCLLNDNLSWAAVMFSLNALPPDPKVVGQRWRRMWHERLDGSGLWLRQWMAHPVRDEYWRHASVCEDYAAIEAPVLIVSGWADGYTNPVFRLLEHLKSPVRGLVGPWSHVYPHLGRSGASIGFLQECLRWWDQWLKGEETGVMEDPALRIWMQTASPPRASSRTERPGYWRTEPAWPSPNVAAQDWRPAPGKALLPPGAEAPAAARPLTVQSPLRVGLFAGKWCSYGAAPDHPYDQRDEDGGSLVFDSEPLESALEILGAPSVELTLASDRPVAMVALRLSDIAPDDKATRVSYGLLNLCQRSSQAEPDPLEAGRRYQVRVPLKVCAHAFQPGNRIRLSVSTSYWPLAWTPPEPVRLTVWPADSRLRLPVRSSRGEEAEGIRAFAGPESARAPAREVVEPEHHNWWIHHDLAGEESTLEVIADEGTYRIPRIDLTVTQRATERYRSRGDDFTSPSGEVCTTRKLRRGDWQITVETRTLLTCDTENFYINASLDAWEGKSRVFSRIFNETIPRRLR, translated from the coding sequence ACCCCGGAACGCCCACCAGTCACCGGTCCCCGCCATCCTGGAGTACATCCCCTACCGCCGCCGGGACCTCCGGCGCCAGCGCGACCAGGCCAACCACGGTTACTTCGCGGCCCACGGGTATGCCTGCCTGAGCGTCGACATGCGCGGCAGCGGCGACTCCGAAGGCGTGCTCGAGGACGAATACCTGTTGCAGGAGCAGGAGGACGGGGAGGACATCCTGGACTGGCTGGAAGTCCAGCCCTGGTGCACCGGCAAGGTGGGGATGATCGGCATCTCCTGGGGCGGCTTCAATGCCCTGCAGATCGCCGCCCGCCGGCCTCGTCAGCTCAAGGCCGTGGTTGCCGTGGCCGCCACGGACGACCGCTACAACGACGACGTGCACTACATGGGCGGCTGCCTGCTCAACGACAACCTCTCCTGGGCTGCGGTTATGTTCTCCCTGAACGCCCTGCCGCCGGATCCCAAGGTCGTGGGCCAGCGATGGCGCAGGATGTGGCACGAGCGCCTGGACGGCAGTGGCCTGTGGCTGAGGCAATGGATGGCGCACCCGGTACGGGATGAATACTGGCGCCATGCCTCGGTCTGCGAGGACTATGCCGCCATCGAGGCGCCGGTATTGATCGTCAGTGGCTGGGCCGACGGATACACCAATCCGGTCTTCCGGCTGCTGGAGCATCTCAAGAGCCCCGTTCGGGGCCTTGTGGGACCGTGGAGCCACGTCTATCCCCACCTCGGCCGCTCCGGCGCCAGCATCGGCTTTCTGCAGGAATGCCTTCGCTGGTGGGACCAGTGGCTCAAGGGCGAGGAGACCGGCGTTATGGAAGACCCGGCCCTGCGGATCTGGATGCAGACGGCCAGCCCACCGCGGGCAAGCAGCCGGACCGAGCGCCCGGGATACTGGCGCACCGAGCCCGCCTGGCCTTCCCCGAACGTCGCCGCTCAGGACTGGCGCCCGGCACCCGGCAAGGCCCTGCTGCCGCCGGGTGCGGAAGCTCCGGCGGCGGCCCGGCCGCTGACCGTCCAGTCCCCACTTCGCGTGGGGCTTTTTGCTGGCAAGTGGTGCTCCTATGGCGCCGCCCCGGATCATCCCTATGACCAGCGCGACGAGGACGGCGGGTCGCTGGTCTTCGATTCCGAGCCCCTGGAATCGGCTTTGGAGATTCTGGGCGCTCCGTCAGTGGAGCTGACGCTGGCTTCGGACCGGCCCGTGGCTATGGTGGCGCTGCGTCTGTCCGACATCGCCCCGGACGACAAGGCGACGCGCGTCAGCTACGGGCTGCTCAACCTCTGCCAGCGCTCCAGCCAGGCCGAACCGGACCCGCTGGAGGCCGGCAGGCGCTATCAGGTGCGCGTGCCGCTCAAGGTGTGTGCCCACGCCTTCCAGCCCGGCAACCGCATCCGTCTCTCCGTCTCCACCTCCTACTGGCCGCTGGCTTGGACGCCGCCGGAACCCGTGCGCCTTACCGTGTGGCCCGCCGACAGCCGCCTGCGGCTACCCGTGCGCAGCTCCCGCGGCGAGGAGGCCGAGGGCATTCGGGCCTTCGCCGGGCCCGAGAGCGCCCGCGCCCCGGCGCGCGAGGTCGTTGAGCCGGAGCACCACAACTGGTGGATCCACCACGATCTGGCCGGCGAGGAATCCACCCTGGAAGTCATCGCTGACGAGGGCACCTACCGGATTCCCCGCATCGATCTGACCGTCACCCAGCGTGCCACCGAGCGATACCGCTCCCGCGGCGACGACTTCACCTCGCCGAGCGGCGAGGTGTGCACCACCAGAAAGCTGCGCCGCGGTGACTGGCAGATCACCGTGGAGACCCGGACGCTGCTCACCTGCGATACCGAGAATTTCTACATCAATGCCAGCCTGGACGCTTGGGAGGGCAAGAGCCGCGTGTTCAGCCGCATCTTCAACGAGACCATCCCGCGGCGTCTGCGGTAG